One part of the Bacteroidia bacterium genome encodes these proteins:
- a CDS encoding LytTR family DNA-binding domain-containing protein, whose translation MNSYIHLRRSLAFKTNRNLSQHLVGDIKNSFQQMLKSKEQKQYFEFSTKTKHIKIPFSDILFIKASHVYIEIICTDGRKELIRKSLRSMKSKILSENFLQCHRSYIVNINQVDSWNSKQLYMQDYEIPISRSKKKDLLKRLKN comes from the coding sequence ATGAACTCTTACATTCATCTCAGACGTAGCCTTGCTTTTAAAACCAACCGAAACCTAAGCCAGCATTTGGTAGGGGATATCAAAAATTCTTTTCAACAGATGCTTAAAAGCAAAGAGCAGAAGCAATACTTCGAGTTTTCAACAAAGACTAAACATATAAAGATTCCATTTTCGGATATTCTTTTTATAAAGGCTTCCCATGTCTATATAGAAATTATTTGTACGGATGGAAGGAAAGAACTCATACGCAAATCTCTGAGAAGTATGAAATCGAAAATCTTATCCGAAAATTTCCTCCAATGCCATCGCAGCTATATCGTAAATATCAATCAGGTAGATAGTTGGAATAGTAAACAATTGTATATGCAGGATTATGAGATACCTATTTCCAGATCAAAGAAAAAAGATTTGCTTAAGCGCCTTAAAAATTGA
- a CDS encoding ligase-associated DNA damage response DEXH box helicase — MANEKYIKKGKAWFKEKGWKAFPFQLQAWEAMLEGKHGLVNAPTGSGKTYSLFVPLLLDHLREADQNKKKPKKGLKAIWITPLRALAKEIQIAGQRAVDGMGLDWKVEIRTGDTSSSVKSRQFRSPPEVLITTPESLHVLLARKKYPDFFSQLKTIVVDEWHELMGSKRGVQMELGLSRLKGLNPQLKVWGISATIGNMDQAIEALLGSSFEVGKYEIIRSADNKKIEVETIFPDEIETYPWSGHLGIALLDKVVPLIKKSQSTLIFTNTRAQCEIWYQKLLEVEPDLAGIMAMHHSSISRDLRDWVEEALHDGRLKAVVCTSSLDLGVDFRPVETIVQIGSPKGVARFMQRAGRSGHQPGAVSKIHFVPTHSLEIIEGAALRTSVERRTIESRIPYILSFDVLIQYLVTLAISEGFYPDEIYPEIKETFAYKYIRDEEWIWLLDFITTGGNALYAYDEYKKVEVEEGGKFIVTDKGIARRHRLSMGTIVSDVAITVKFVRGGRIGTIEEYFISQLSPGDTFWFAGRALELVRVREMTAQVRKSKKKTGKVPAWLGGRLSFTSELSDMLREKMQVYADQDYSDPEINALRPLLDLQHYESLVPSENEFLIEYFQDREGYHLLMYPFEGRYVHEGMSALIAWRISQIKSLSFSIAMNDYGFELLSDKEIPINEALDEGVLSLDNLSKDIQASVNSVEMAKRRFRDIASISGLIFRGFPGKEMKSKHLQSSSQLFFQVFTDYEPNNLLLRQAYDEVMNFQLEESRLRKALERINEQEIRLAMTDRPTPFSFPIITDRLRERLSSEKLQDRIRRMKLKLQR, encoded by the coding sequence ATGGCCAATGAGAAATACATAAAGAAGGGAAAAGCCTGGTTTAAGGAGAAAGGATGGAAAGCCTTTCCCTTTCAATTGCAAGCCTGGGAAGCCATGCTAGAGGGGAAACATGGCCTGGTCAATGCGCCTACCGGAAGTGGGAAAACCTATTCTCTTTTTGTACCCCTTTTGCTGGATCATCTGCGGGAAGCTGATCAAAACAAAAAGAAACCCAAAAAGGGATTGAAAGCCATTTGGATCACTCCTTTGCGAGCTTTGGCCAAAGAGATACAGATAGCCGGCCAAAGAGCTGTGGATGGCATGGGGCTGGATTGGAAGGTTGAGATACGAACGGGGGATACGTCTTCTTCTGTGAAAAGTCGTCAGTTCAGAAGTCCCCCGGAAGTTCTGATTACGACTCCCGAAAGCTTGCATGTATTACTGGCGAGGAAAAAGTATCCGGATTTTTTTAGCCAGCTCAAGACTATCGTAGTCGATGAATGGCATGAACTGATGGGCTCCAAAAGAGGGGTGCAAATGGAATTGGGCTTATCCCGATTAAAAGGATTGAATCCACAACTCAAGGTCTGGGGAATATCTGCGACCATAGGAAATATGGATCAGGCTATTGAGGCACTATTAGGAAGTAGTTTTGAAGTCGGAAAATATGAAATCATTCGTTCGGCCGACAATAAGAAGATAGAGGTAGAAACCATTTTCCCTGACGAAATCGAAACCTATCCCTGGTCCGGACATTTAGGGATTGCTTTGCTGGATAAAGTAGTTCCCCTGATCAAAAAGAGCCAAAGCACACTTATTTTCACAAATACCCGTGCCCAATGTGAAATCTGGTATCAAAAATTGCTGGAAGTCGAACCTGATCTTGCAGGAATTATGGCTATGCACCACAGTTCCATAAGCAGAGACTTGCGGGACTGGGTGGAAGAAGCTTTGCATGATGGGAGATTGAAAGCCGTAGTTTGTACATCGAGCCTGGATTTGGGCGTAGATTTTCGTCCGGTTGAAACCATTGTCCAGATCGGTAGTCCCAAAGGAGTCGCTCGTTTTATGCAGCGGGCTGGACGTAGTGGCCATCAACCGGGAGCGGTAAGTAAGATTCATTTTGTGCCGACCCATTCCTTAGAAATTATCGAAGGAGCTGCACTCCGGACTTCTGTAGAAAGAAGAACCATAGAATCTCGCATTCCCTATATTCTCTCTTTCGATGTACTCATTCAATATTTGGTTACCCTGGCTATTTCCGAAGGCTTTTATCCAGACGAAATTTATCCCGAAATCAAAGAAACTTTCGCCTACAAATACATCAGAGACGAAGAATGGATTTGGCTGCTCGATTTCATCACAACTGGAGGAAATGCCCTCTATGCCTATGATGAGTATAAAAAAGTGGAGGTAGAAGAAGGGGGAAAATTTATCGTTACGGATAAAGGCATCGCGCGCAGACATAGACTTTCTATGGGTACCATCGTAAGTGATGTTGCGATCACGGTAAAATTTGTTCGAGGAGGCAGGATCGGAACCATAGAAGAATACTTCATCTCTCAACTGAGTCCAGGCGATACTTTCTGGTTTGCGGGCAGGGCTTTGGAATTGGTGAGAGTAAGAGAAATGACGGCTCAAGTAAGGAAGAGCAAAAAGAAGACAGGCAAGGTTCCTGCATGGCTGGGAGGAAGACTTTCTTTTACTTCTGAACTCTCGGATATGTTGAGGGAAAAGATGCAAGTTTATGCCGATCAGGATTATTCCGATCCGGAAATCAATGCTTTGCGTCCCCTGCTCGACTTGCAGCATTATGAATCTCTGGTTCCTTCCGAAAATGAATTCCTCATAGAGTATTTTCAGGATCGCGAAGGCTATCATTTGCTCATGTATCCTTTCGAAGGTCGCTATGTACATGAAGGTATGAGTGCATTGATTGCCTGGAGGATTTCTCAGATCAAATCGCTCAGTTTTTCCATTGCCATGAATGACTATGGTTTTGAATTGTTGTCTGATAAAGAGATTCCCATCAATGAGGCTTTGGATGAAGGGGTTTTGAGTCTGGATAATTTGAGTAAGGATATACAGGCCAGTGTGAATTCGGTTGAAATGGCGAAAAGGCGATTCAGAGACATTGCCAGCATTTCGGGTTTGATCTTCAGGGGTTTCCCCGGAAAAGAAATGAAAAGCAAACACCTGCAATCTTCTTCTCAGCTCTTCTTTCAGGTCTTCACCGATTATGAGCCCAACAACCTTTTGCTCCGACAAGCCTACGATGAGGTGATGAATTTTCAGTTAGAAGAAAGTCGCTTACGAAAAGCCCTTGAGCGAATCAATGAACAGGAAATTCGCCTCGCCATGACCGATAGACCTACACCATTCTCCTTTCCCATCATCACCGACCGACTTCGAGAACGATTGAGCTCTGAAAAGTTGCAAGACCGGATCAGAAGAATGAAATTGAAGCTGCAAAGATGA
- a CDS encoding ATP-dependent DNA ligase, whose amino-acid sequence MKDFAFLFQQLDQTTGTNAKIKALAEYFQQASDRDKLWTVAILSHRRPRRTVKTTLLREWAAEKSGIPQWLFEETYHIVGDLAETIALLLPAPKEQIDKSLSDWIDFIKSLAKLEEEEKKALVLEAWNSMEATERFVFNKLITGGFRMGVSQRNMTKALAKYTGIDNSSLAHRLMGNWTPDTTTFGDLILNENPLDDLSKPYPFYLAHALDDEPQSLGQPEEWQAERKWDGIRAQLIKREGELFVWSRGEELVTDRFPEYYALLDELPDGTVIDGEVLPFKEGSPLPFQLLQTRIGRKKPGKKTLEKAPLILMAYDLLEENGVDIRELPLAERRKKLEAIHANCDPESVLHLSPLLDFDAWEDLAEIREDSRKHFSEGIMLKRKSSPYQAGRKRGDWWKWKVDPLTIDAVMIYAQRGHGRRANLYTDYTFAVWKGEDLIPFTKAYSGLTDKEIQEVDRFVKANTLERFGPVRSVKAELVFEIAFEGINRSTRHKSGVALRFPRIHRWRQDKPKEEANSLEDLNQLLELYGQ is encoded by the coding sequence ATGAAAGACTTTGCTTTTCTCTTCCAGCAATTGGACCAAACAACTGGCACTAATGCCAAGATCAAAGCCCTGGCTGAGTACTTCCAGCAAGCTTCTGATCGGGATAAACTCTGGACCGTAGCCATACTTTCTCACCGCCGTCCACGCAGAACGGTAAAAACCACTTTACTCAGAGAATGGGCGGCAGAAAAATCCGGCATACCTCAATGGCTCTTTGAAGAAACCTATCACATCGTAGGAGATTTAGCCGAAACCATTGCTTTGCTTTTACCCGCTCCCAAAGAACAAATAGATAAAAGCCTGAGCGACTGGATCGACTTTATCAAAAGTCTGGCTAAGTTGGAAGAAGAGGAAAAGAAGGCTTTGGTCTTGGAAGCCTGGAATAGCATGGAGGCTACGGAAAGATTTGTGTTCAACAAACTAATAACCGGTGGATTTCGCATGGGAGTATCTCAGCGAAATATGACGAAAGCCCTCGCAAAATATACTGGCATAGATAATAGTTCGCTGGCACATCGATTGATGGGAAATTGGACGCCAGATACAACTACTTTTGGGGACCTCATCCTTAATGAGAATCCTCTGGATGACCTTAGCAAACCCTATCCCTTTTACCTTGCTCATGCCCTGGATGATGAACCCCAAAGTTTGGGGCAGCCAGAGGAATGGCAAGCGGAAAGAAAATGGGATGGTATACGCGCTCAGCTCATCAAAAGAGAGGGAGAGCTGTTCGTTTGGTCCCGGGGAGAAGAATTGGTGACAGATCGATTTCCTGAGTATTATGCTTTATTGGATGAATTGCCGGATGGAACGGTGATCGATGGTGAGGTACTTCCTTTTAAAGAAGGTAGTCCCCTCCCCTTTCAACTTCTGCAAACACGTATTGGAAGAAAAAAACCAGGCAAAAAGACACTAGAAAAGGCTCCGCTAATTTTGATGGCTTATGATCTGCTTGAAGAAAATGGAGTAGACATACGAGAATTACCCCTGGCAGAAAGGAGGAAGAAATTGGAGGCTATACATGCGAATTGCGATCCTGAGAGTGTGCTGCATCTTTCTCCGCTTTTGGATTTTGATGCCTGGGAAGATTTAGCTGAAATACGAGAAGATTCCCGCAAGCACTTTAGCGAGGGCATTATGCTCAAAAGGAAGTCGTCGCCTTATCAAGCCGGGCGAAAAAGAGGAGATTGGTGGAAGTGGAAGGTCGATCCTCTGACCATAGATGCAGTCATGATATATGCGCAAAGAGGTCACGGACGCAGGGCCAATCTTTATACAGATTATACTTTTGCCGTTTGGAAGGGAGAAGATCTCATTCCTTTTACCAAAGCTTATTCTGGGCTTACCGATAAAGAAATCCAAGAAGTTGATCGTTTCGTCAAAGCCAATACCCTCGAAAGATTCGGGCCAGTCAGAAGTGTAAAAGCCGAACTGGTATTTGAAATTGCCTTTGAAGGAATCAATCGTTCCACAAGACATAAATCGGGAGTGGCATTACGCTTCCCTCGCATCCATCGTTGGAGGCAGGACAAACCCAAAGAAGAAGCCAATAGCCTGGAAGATCTAAACCAACTGCTGGAGCTTTATGGCCAATGA
- a CDS encoding alpha/beta hydrolase, with product MKRKKIWKVIRIIWISSGLLSMIWLWSNFWPRDIEDKVFQSDEKVLVQETESMLSFLSTEASDTEVIFYPGGMVNPISYAPLARKLAESGYSVHIIRMPWRMATKGYKQILDLFDLNDPEKKYVLGGHSQGAKMAAQFVYEHPSLMKGLYLLGTSHPRDIDMSEIEIPCVKLYAELDGQASVGEVMQNKELMPKGSEMIMIAGGNHSQFGNMGKLFMDDSPKIDRIEQQEIVREHLLEFLNKLEVDVVKTK from the coding sequence ATGAAGCGGAAAAAGATATGGAAAGTAATTAGGATTATTTGGATTAGTTCAGGCCTTCTTTCCATGATTTGGTTGTGGTCAAATTTCTGGCCCAGAGATATAGAGGATAAGGTGTTTCAAAGCGATGAGAAAGTTCTTGTGCAGGAGACGGAATCTATGTTGAGTTTCCTGAGTACGGAGGCTTCGGATACAGAAGTGATTTTTTATCCGGGCGGTATGGTAAATCCCATTTCCTATGCGCCGCTGGCAAGAAAACTTGCTGAATCTGGCTATAGTGTTCACATTATCCGCATGCCCTGGAGAATGGCAACAAAAGGCTATAAGCAGATTCTTGATCTTTTTGATCTGAATGATCCTGAAAAGAAGTATGTGCTTGGAGGACATTCTCAGGGAGCAAAAATGGCTGCGCAATTTGTCTATGAACATCCCAGCCTGATGAAGGGCTTGTATTTACTGGGGACTTCGCATCCAAGAGATATTGATATGTCGGAAATAGAAATTCCTTGTGTGAAGCTTTATGCGGAACTTGATGGACAGGCAAGTGTAGGGGAGGTGATGCAGAATAAGGAGCTAATGCCCAAAGGTTCAGAAATGATTATGATAGCAGGTGGCAATCATTCTCAGTTTGGAAATATGGGGAAATTGTTCATGGATGATAGTCCGAAAATAGATCGTATCGAACAACAGGAAATCGTTCGAGAGCATTTGCTTGAGTTCTTAAATAAACTGGAGGTAGACGTAGTGAAAACAAAATAA
- a CDS encoding ligase-associated DNA damage response exonuclease, which translates to MALLEFRTEGIYCPRADVYIDPWKRVPKALITHGHADHSRWGHKAYLCTHSAKPVIRYRLGAEMRISSIGFGELKKINGVSFSFHPAGHILGSAQIRVEYKGEIWVVSGDYKIEDDGLAETFEPVKCHTFITETTFGLPIYSWRPQEKIFADINQWWKKNKEEGKVSLLSGYSLGKAQRLLQGLDPSIGTIYTHGAVENVNQVIRDQGVALNPTTLVTEEIPKKDFKGNLVIAPPSAMGSSWTKKFSPFSDAIASGWMMIRGARRRRSADRGFVLSDHADWEGLNTAIRETGAERVYATHGYSAIFSRWLNERGIEAAEVKTQFEGELQEINESNAEEGQES; encoded by the coding sequence ATGGCGCTACTGGAATTTCGTACAGAAGGTATTTATTGTCCCCGGGCAGATGTCTACATCGATCCCTGGAAGCGTGTGCCCAAAGCCCTGATCACTCATGGCCATGCAGATCACAGTCGATGGGGACACAAAGCCTATCTATGTACCCATAGTGCCAAACCGGTTATACGATACAGATTGGGAGCAGAAATGCGAATTTCCTCCATCGGATTTGGTGAGCTCAAAAAGATCAATGGAGTGAGTTTTTCTTTTCACCCTGCTGGCCATATTCTGGGTTCGGCTCAAATTCGAGTGGAATACAAAGGAGAAATCTGGGTGGTTTCCGGAGACTATAAAATAGAGGATGATGGATTGGCCGAAACCTTTGAGCCGGTCAAATGCCATACCTTTATTACAGAAACTACTTTTGGTCTGCCGATTTATTCCTGGCGTCCGCAAGAGAAGATTTTCGCTGACATCAATCAATGGTGGAAAAAGAACAAAGAGGAAGGAAAAGTAAGTCTCTTGAGTGGATATTCTTTGGGAAAAGCTCAAAGGCTGTTACAAGGACTTGATCCTTCCATTGGCACCATTTATACACATGGAGCCGTAGAAAATGTAAACCAGGTCATCAGAGATCAGGGAGTAGCGCTAAACCCTACGACTTTGGTTACGGAAGAAATTCCAAAAAAAGACTTCAAAGGCAACTTAGTCATAGCTCCGCCTTCAGCCATGGGAAGTAGCTGGACCAAAAAATTCAGCCCTTTTTCAGATGCTATAGCTTCGGGTTGGATGATGATCAGAGGAGCCCGAAGAAGAAGGAGTGCTGACAGAGGTTTTGTGCTTTCGGATCATGCAGATTGGGAAGGATTGAACACAGCTATTAGAGAAACAGGAGCAGAAAGAGTATATGCTACACATGGATACAGTGCCATCTTCTCTCGTTGGCTGAATGAAAGAGGCATAGAAGCGGCCGAAGTAAAAACCCAGTTTGAGGGAGAGCTTCAGGAAATCAATGAATCTAATGCTGAGGAGGGGCAGGAATCATGA
- a CDS encoding response regulator, which translates to MSIFKIMIVEDEIIIAETLKLYLEQQGYEVSGIACSYEEAVELTEKSVPDLYLLDIRLNGKRTGIDFAQYILDHEIKSPFIFLTSQLDSRSIDRAKRTYPAGYLSKPVHKESLYTTIEIALHNYGINKSHEEGMLELSDGSRHFRIRYSEIKYLQADHVYVKVQVGDKKPILQRCTLRDLMDQLPTNLFVQTHRSFVINLDQVTRWDKQHLYIDEQLIPISRSRKKDIFEYLKVF; encoded by the coding sequence ATGTCAATCTTCAAAATCATGATCGTTGAGGATGAGATCATCATTGCAGAAACCCTCAAACTGTATTTGGAGCAGCAAGGCTATGAAGTCAGCGGGATTGCCTGCTCCTATGAAGAAGCCGTTGAACTGACAGAGAAGTCAGTTCCAGATCTATATCTATTGGATATACGATTGAATGGAAAGCGAACCGGGATCGATTTTGCACAATACATCCTGGATCATGAAATCAAAAGCCCCTTTATTTTTCTGACCTCTCAACTAGATTCGAGAAGTATCGACCGGGCCAAAAGGACCTATCCGGCAGGTTATCTGTCCAAACCTGTCCACAAAGAAAGTTTGTATACCACCATTGAGATTGCCCTTCATAATTATGGGATCAACAAATCCCATGAAGAAGGTATGCTCGAACTTTCGGATGGAAGCAGGCATTTTAGGATCAGGTACAGTGAAATCAAATACCTGCAGGCAGATCATGTATACGTAAAGGTGCAGGTCGGGGATAAAAAGCCGATTTTACAACGCTGTACCCTGCGAGACCTGATGGATCAACTCCCTACGAATCTATTTGTGCAAACCCATCGAAGTTTTGTGATCAACCTCGACCAGGTGACCCGTTGGGACAAACAACACCTCTACATAGATGAGCAGTTGATTCCCATAAGCAGATCTCGCAAAAAAGATATCTTCGAATACTTGAAAGTTTTCTAA
- a CDS encoding T9SS type A sorting domain-containing protein, producing MNPHTNPTQDLLILDLEAPKSENTQIYIYDLQGKIVKIQPMEVSIGKQIMRLDVSNLPQGVYYLKMQVGEINYTNKFIKRQGPWIFFFMD from the coding sequence ATGAACCCACATACAAACCCAACTCAAGACTTGTTGATCCTGGACTTAGAAGCTCCTAAAAGCGAGAATACACAGATTTACATCTACGACTTGCAAGGCAAAATTGTAAAAATTCAGCCTATGGAAGTTTCTATCGGTAAGCAGATCATGAGATTGGATGTAAGCAACTTGCCTCAAGGTGTTTACTACCTCAAGATGCAAGTAGGTGAAATCAATTACACTAATAAGTTTATCAAGCGACAAGGTCCCTGGATATTCTTTTTCATGGATTAG
- a CDS encoding DUF1272 domain-containing protein, with translation MLELRPSCENCDKPLPNHSNEAMICTYECTFCKDCVDNILHNVCPNCGGGFEKRPSRPKGQLERNPPSTKKVYKPIDMEAFKKKLAKNREIPPRER, from the coding sequence ATGCTTGAACTTAGACCCTCATGTGAAAACTGCGATAAGCCCTTGCCCAATCATAGCAATGAAGCCATGATCTGCACCTATGAATGCACCTTCTGCAAGGACTGCGTCGATAACATTCTTCATAATGTCTGCCCCAATTGTGGAGGCGGCTTTGAGAAAAGACCTAGCCGGCCAAAAGGACAATTAGAAAGAAATCCTCCCAGTACAAAAAAGGTCTATAAGCCTATAGATATGGAGGCTTTTAAAAAGAAGCTTGCCAAAAATCGAGAAATTCCACCCAGGGAGAGATAA
- a CDS encoding thrombospondin type 3 repeat-containing protein, whose product MKNIDKLNKSEWQNARKEINLSCSESLQKECVKQCLLLIFLFTFNFAFSQPFIYEFNGNLNEESGLGPALTTIGTGSGNFVNDPLLSNSTVYEFSTDHGLTFDLNAAGVDLNQDYTIELYFRFENYQASWRKILDYKNRSADAGLYDYLRQIQFYPLTAAGLQFVEGEYSYLAVTRDATTKEYIVYDNLGNAVLTFSDNSDLGVQDASNVLNFFIDDFVFSGETSTGAVRKISINDFVLTPEEIENNSGTFIISDSDGDGVNDDVDNCPDTPNPDQADLDGDGQGDVCDPDDDGDGVNDDVDNCPVTANADQADADGDGVGDACDNCPTYSNSSQLDSDGDGKGDKCDLCEDDPIEADDNGNGTPDCQECGNGNGATKVTVTLVVGDVCTGQEKEKCISISALDAWLAAQNQPGGNTRGYQGSPRRALCADGNRVAYASASMNLYPNPAQNKLIVDFESSISEHTTLSIYDLRGKLVKVQPVEVSLGKQILRLDISSLSEGAYYIKMQVGDINFTNKFIKQ is encoded by the coding sequence ATGAAAAACATCGACAAGCTTAATAAGTCTGAATGGCAGAATGCCAGGAAGGAAATCAATTTAAGTTGCTCAGAATCCCTTCAAAAAGAATGTGTAAAACAATGCTTGCTCCTAATATTTTTGTTTACATTTAATTTTGCATTTTCTCAACCATTTATCTATGAATTCAATGGAAATTTGAATGAAGAATCTGGCTTAGGTCCAGCATTGACTACCATTGGAACAGGATCAGGGAATTTTGTCAACGACCCGCTTCTTTCAAATAGTACTGTATATGAATTTTCAACTGATCACGGTCTGACCTTTGATCTTAATGCGGCAGGGGTAGATTTAAATCAGGATTATACCATAGAATTGTACTTTAGATTTGAGAACTACCAAGCTAGTTGGCGAAAAATACTTGATTATAAGAACAGATCTGCAGATGCGGGGCTGTACGATTATCTTCGTCAAATACAATTTTATCCTTTAACAGCAGCAGGCCTACAATTTGTTGAAGGCGAATATTCCTACTTAGCTGTAACAAGAGACGCTACTACCAAAGAATATATAGTATATGATAATTTAGGAAATGCTGTTTTGACATTTTCGGATAATTCCGATTTGGGAGTTCAAGATGCAAGTAATGTATTAAATTTCTTTATTGATGACTTTGTATTTTCAGGGGAAACCAGTACGGGTGCTGTCAGAAAAATAAGTATTAACGATTTCGTGTTGACGCCTGAAGAAATCGAAAATAACTCAGGAACTTTTATAATTAGCGATAGCGATGGCGATGGCGTTAATGATGATGTAGATAATTGTCCCGATACGCCAAATCCCGATCAGGCAGACCTTGATGGAGACGGACAAGGAGATGTTTGTGATCCGGATGATGACGGAGATGGCGTAAATGACGATGTAGATAATTGCCCAGTAACTGCCAATGCTGACCAGGCTGATGCCGATGGTGATGGTGTTGGAGATGCTTGTGACAACTGTCCTACCTACTCAAACTCTAGCCAACTTGATTCTGATGGTGACGGTAAAGGAGACAAATGTGATCTTTGTGAAGATGATCCAATCGAAGCTGATGACAATGGAAACGGAACACCTGATTGTCAGGAGTGTGGAAATGGAAACGGAGCAACTAAAGTAACTGTGACCCTGGTCGTAGGTGATGTTTGTACCGGACAGGAAAAAGAGAAGTGTATTTCTATCAGTGCTCTGGACGCGTGGTTGGCCGCTCAAAATCAGCCAGGTGGAAATACCCGCGGATATCAAGGTTCACCGAGAAGAGCATTATGTGCCGATGGTAATCGGGTAGCTTATGCTTCTGCTTCCATGAATCTATATCCGAATCCTGCCCAGAACAAACTGATTGTAGATTTTGAATCTTCCATATCGGAACATACGACGCTCTCTATTTATGACCTCAGAGGCAAGCTTGTAAAAGTCCAGCCTGTGGAAGTATCTCTTGGCAAACAAATTCTGAGATTGGACATCAGTTCCTTATCTGAAGGTGCTTACTATATAAAAATGCAAGTTGGAGATATCAATTTCACCAACAAGTTTATCAAGCAATAA
- the pdeM gene encoding ligase-associated DNA damage response endonuclease PdeM — protein MNSLPFSFRGQTFQLHPHRAIYWEEENSLLLADLHLGKARHFRRAGLAVPIAVSEKNIEILESLALTFNPERLLILGDLFHSSRNYAWDQFKDWLATHPDMEAILIPGNHDFHQKEAYEALGLEVEEEPYIVGDFALSHIPLKEAIEGKYNLAGHIHPAVRLSGEGRQSMSLSCFYFGEWQGLLPAFGKFTGNGYVELSEGDRVFVLAEDEVIEME, from the coding sequence ATGAACTCGCTACCATTTTCATTTCGGGGACAAACTTTCCAGCTACACCCACATAGGGCCATTTACTGGGAGGAAGAAAACAGCCTCTTGCTGGCAGATCTGCATTTGGGCAAAGCTCGGCATTTTCGAAGGGCAGGTTTGGCAGTTCCTATAGCTGTTTCCGAGAAAAACATTGAAATCCTCGAATCTCTTGCCTTAACATTTAATCCCGAACGTTTGCTCATCCTGGGAGACCTTTTCCATAGTAGTCGAAATTATGCCTGGGATCAGTTCAAAGACTGGCTTGCTACTCATCCGGACATGGAAGCTATCTTGATTCCTGGCAATCACGACTTTCACCAAAAAGAAGCCTATGAAGCGCTTGGACTAGAGGTGGAAGAGGAACCTTATATAGTGGGAGATTTTGCTTTAAGTCATATTCCCCTCAAAGAAGCGATAGAAGGAAAGTACAACCTGGCAGGGCATATTCATCCTGCTGTACGCCTCAGCGGAGAAGGGCGACAAAGCATGAGTTTATCCTGTTTTTATTTTGGAGAATGGCAGGGCTTGCTGCCCGCTTTCGGCAAATTTACAGGCAATGGCTATGTAGAGCTTAGCGAGGGGGATCGGGTATTTGTGTTGGCTGAGGATGAGGTGATTGAGATGGAGTGA